The following coding sequences are from one Arthrobacter crystallopoietes window:
- the murD gene encoding UDP-N-acetylmuramoyl-L-alanine--D-glutamate ligase: protein MSVNERLASLTSWDADWSGLRVVVTGIGLSGFSAADTLIELGARVVLVDAQDTEENRAKADTLKIVGAHQLLLGPEHTQSLPLVDGEPAELVVTSPGWSPQQPLLAAAAAAGIAIWGDVELAWRVRERAGRRTAEWLVITGTNGKTTTVGLAASMLQAAGLRAIAAGNVGTPVLDAIRDPLGYDVIAVELSSFQLHWSHSLSPLASVCLNVAQDHVDWHGSYENYLADKAKIYANTKVACVYNAEQRETEAMVEEADVVEGCRAIGFTTGMPAVSMVGVVENLLVDRAFIEARKDSAAELAALADLGELAPRHLVANALAAAALVRAYGVEPPAVRDGIRNYNPGAHRIQKVAEIDGVLWVNDSKATNPHAAAASLAAFSSVVWIAGGLSKGVDYSELVAAHSGRLKAVVVIGQDSTGLLAALERHAPDVPVITVPARETGDGEPVDGGEHVTGGKIMASAVAAAAGIAVDGDTVLMAPAAASMDQFTSYAHRGDAFIEAVRGIQEGQA, encoded by the coding sequence ATGAGCGTGAACGAACGGCTGGCTTCACTGACGTCCTGGGACGCAGACTGGTCCGGACTCCGGGTGGTAGTCACTGGCATCGGCCTGTCCGGATTCTCCGCGGCAGACACCCTGATCGAACTCGGCGCCAGGGTGGTTCTTGTCGACGCCCAGGACACCGAGGAAAACCGGGCCAAGGCGGACACGCTGAAAATTGTCGGTGCGCATCAGTTGCTGCTGGGGCCCGAGCACACCCAGTCGCTTCCGCTGGTTGACGGCGAACCGGCCGAACTCGTGGTCACCTCGCCGGGGTGGAGCCCGCAGCAGCCCCTGCTCGCCGCTGCCGCAGCAGCAGGCATTGCCATCTGGGGCGATGTGGAGCTTGCCTGGCGGGTACGCGAGCGTGCCGGACGGCGGACCGCCGAATGGCTGGTCATTACCGGGACCAACGGAAAGACCACGACGGTAGGCCTGGCAGCTTCGATGCTGCAGGCAGCCGGGCTGCGGGCCATCGCGGCCGGCAACGTGGGCACCCCTGTTCTGGATGCTATCCGGGACCCGCTGGGCTACGACGTGATCGCCGTCGAACTCTCCAGCTTCCAGTTGCACTGGTCCCATTCGCTCTCGCCGCTGGCCAGCGTCTGCCTCAACGTCGCGCAGGACCATGTGGACTGGCACGGCTCGTACGAGAACTACCTCGCGGACAAGGCCAAGATCTACGCGAACACCAAGGTTGCCTGCGTCTACAACGCCGAACAGCGTGAGACCGAGGCGATGGTGGAAGAGGCCGACGTCGTGGAGGGCTGCCGTGCCATCGGCTTCACCACCGGGATGCCGGCCGTGAGCATGGTCGGCGTGGTGGAAAATCTGCTCGTTGACCGTGCTTTTATCGAAGCACGCAAGGACTCGGCAGCCGAGCTGGCGGCCTTGGCGGACCTGGGCGAACTGGCCCCGCGGCATCTGGTTGCCAACGCGCTTGCGGCCGCAGCCTTGGTCCGCGCCTACGGGGTGGAACCGCCCGCGGTCCGTGACGGCATCCGCAATTACAATCCGGGCGCGCACCGAATCCAGAAAGTCGCCGAAATCGATGGTGTGCTCTGGGTCAACGACTCCAAAGCAACCAATCCACACGCGGCGGCTGCCTCGCTGGCGGCGTTCTCCTCGGTGGTGTGGATCGCCGGCGGATTGTCCAAGGGCGTGGATTACAGCGAACTCGTCGCTGCCCACAGCGGACGGTTGAAGGCCGTCGTCGTTATTGGCCAGGACAGCACGGGCTTACTGGCCGCATTGGAACGACACGCTCCGGATGTTCCCGTGATCACGGTTCCGGCACGAGAGACTGGTGACGGAGAGCCCGTGGACGGAGGCGAACATGTCACCGGCGGGAAGATCATGGCTTCAGCTGTGGCCGCGGCAGCAGGGATTGCCGTAGACGGGGATACCGTGCTGATGGCTCCGGCGGCTGCCTCGATGGATCAGTTCACGTCCTACGCCCATCGCGGCGATGCATTCATCGAAGCGGTCCGTGGCATTCAGGAAGGTCAGGCGTAG
- the ftsW gene encoding putative lipid II flippase FtsW → MVNTPNRETSRKPASKASARPTGSRKLRSPEAGPEGSQTGLRLKAKALLDRIEGTGQEPTGFSYYLILGSALALTAIGLLMVLSSSAVESIADGESPFSLFLKQGVFAGLGIVVMLILSRLSPETYQKLAWPALAVSVVLLLLVFTPLGESVGGNRNWIKLPGGMTGQPSEVAKLGMSLWMATVLVRKEHLLRDWKHLVIPVIPGAGLIIGLVLLGRDLGTAMILMLILAGAMFFAGAPLKMFVSAGLVALAGVLIMVVASPNRMGRITMWLDQSCEVTTGLNMQSCNGLFALASGGWWGVGLGQSRQKYNWIPEAHNDYIFAIIGEELGLLGTFVVVLLFGLLAVAVVRTVMRQNDTFVRIFGGSIMVWIIGQAFLNMGVVTGLLPVVGVPLPFISYGGSALTITLAAVGVLLSFARPDARAGRNRARKRARNLAQRKAPQPAGNISK, encoded by the coding sequence ATGGTCAACACGCCCAACCGGGAAACTTCCCGGAAACCGGCGTCGAAGGCGTCTGCCCGGCCTACCGGTTCCAGGAAGCTCCGGAGTCCGGAGGCAGGCCCCGAGGGGAGCCAAACCGGGCTGCGGCTCAAAGCCAAGGCACTGCTCGACCGGATCGAAGGCACCGGTCAGGAACCGACGGGTTTCAGCTACTACCTCATCCTGGGTTCGGCCCTGGCCTTGACCGCCATCGGTCTGCTGATGGTGCTGTCATCTTCCGCCGTGGAATCCATTGCCGACGGCGAATCCCCGTTCAGCTTGTTCCTGAAACAGGGCGTGTTTGCCGGCCTCGGAATTGTCGTGATGCTGATCCTGTCGAGGCTCAGCCCGGAGACGTACCAGAAGCTTGCCTGGCCTGCACTGGCCGTTTCGGTGGTGTTGCTGCTTCTGGTTTTCACTCCGCTGGGCGAGTCGGTCGGTGGCAACCGAAACTGGATCAAGCTCCCGGGCGGGATGACCGGCCAGCCGTCCGAGGTCGCCAAACTTGGCATGTCGCTCTGGATGGCTACAGTTCTGGTCCGCAAGGAACACCTGCTGCGGGACTGGAAGCATCTGGTCATTCCTGTCATACCGGGCGCCGGTTTGATCATCGGCTTAGTGTTGCTGGGCAGGGATCTGGGTACTGCAATGATCCTCATGCTTATTCTCGCCGGGGCAATGTTTTTCGCCGGAGCTCCGCTGAAGATGTTCGTTTCGGCCGGGCTGGTTGCGTTGGCCGGCGTGCTGATCATGGTCGTGGCGAGCCCCAACCGGATGGGGCGCATCACGATGTGGCTGGACCAGAGCTGCGAGGTCACCACAGGTCTGAACATGCAGTCGTGCAACGGCCTGTTCGCGCTGGCATCGGGCGGTTGGTGGGGCGTGGGCCTGGGACAGAGCCGGCAAAAGTACAACTGGATCCCGGAAGCACACAATGACTACATCTTCGCCATTATCGGCGAAGAGCTGGGGCTGCTGGGCACCTTCGTCGTCGTCCTCTTGTTTGGTTTGTTGGCGGTTGCAGTGGTGCGCACCGTCATGCGGCAGAACGATACGTTCGTCCGCATCTTCGGCGGCTCCATCATGGTGTGGATCATTGGCCAGGCATTCCTGAACATGGGTGTGGTGACCGGGCTGCTGCCTGTCGTAGGTGTTCCGCTGCCGTTCATTTCTTACGGTGGCTCGGCACTGACCATCACACTTGCCGCGGTCGGGGTACTGTTATCTTTTGCCCGGCCTGATGCCCGGGCGGGCAGGAACCGTGCGAGGAAACGTGCCAGGAACCTGGCGCAGCGGAAGGCCCCTCAGCCGGCCGGAAACATCAGCAAGTAA
- the murG gene encoding undecaprenyldiphospho-muramoylpentapeptide beta-N-acetylglucosaminyltransferase, translated as MKTHEPSVVLAGGGTAGHISPLLAIAGAIREQAPDAGILAVGTAAGMETRLVPAAGYELATIERVPFPRRPSLDLLKLPFRFGTAVKQARRIIEGAGADVVVGVGGYVSTPMYIAAKLAKVPLVIHEANARPGLANRVGARLTDDVAVAFRSTKLPDATWVGMPMRREISTLDRSAARAAARDRLGLEQDKPTLIVTGGSSGAASINRTIRASLEKFAAAGIQTLHITGKGKELREPDGSLVSVPGYHQVEFVDGMENVYAAADLLLARAGAATVCEIAAVGLPAVLVPLPHGNGEQALNAADLVGAGGAVMVKDADFTPDWATAELPALLQDGNKLQAMATAAAGLGIRDADTRMAAMVFQATGRQQ; from the coding sequence ATGAAGACCCATGAACCGTCCGTGGTTCTCGCCGGCGGCGGCACCGCCGGACACATCAGCCCTCTGCTGGCCATCGCGGGTGCCATCCGGGAGCAGGCACCCGACGCCGGAATTCTGGCCGTCGGCACGGCGGCAGGCATGGAAACCAGGCTTGTTCCCGCTGCCGGCTACGAGCTGGCCACGATCGAGCGGGTTCCATTCCCGCGGCGTCCTTCGCTGGATCTGCTGAAACTGCCGTTCCGGTTCGGCACCGCGGTGAAACAGGCCCGCCGCATCATCGAAGGGGCGGGAGCCGATGTCGTCGTCGGTGTTGGCGGGTACGTCAGCACTCCCATGTACATCGCCGCCAAGCTGGCCAAGGTGCCGCTGGTGATCCATGAGGCGAATGCACGCCCCGGGCTGGCCAACCGCGTCGGTGCCCGGCTGACCGACGACGTGGCGGTGGCGTTCCGCAGTACCAAGTTGCCTGATGCCACCTGGGTCGGAATGCCGATGCGTCGGGAAATTTCAACCCTGGACCGCTCGGCCGCGCGTGCTGCGGCGAGGGACCGGCTGGGCCTGGAACAGGATAAGCCCACGTTGATCGTGACCGGCGGTTCCTCCGGCGCCGCCAGCATCAACCGCACCATCCGGGCGTCGTTGGAGAAGTTCGCGGCGGCCGGCATCCAGACCCTGCACATAACGGGCAAAGGGAAAGAGCTTAGGGAGCCCGACGGCAGCCTGGTCAGTGTTCCCGGCTACCACCAGGTCGAATTCGTGGACGGTATGGAAAACGTCTACGCCGCAGCGGATCTGCTGCTGGCCCGGGCCGGCGCCGCTACTGTCTGCGAGATTGCCGCCGTCGGATTGCCGGCTGTTCTTGTCCCGCTGCCGCATGGCAACGGCGAGCAGGCGCTGAACGCCGCGGACCTCGTCGGGGCCGGGGGAGCGGTGATGGTCAAGGACGCCGACTTCACGCCTGACTGGGCAACGGCTGAGCTGCCTGCGCTGCTGCAGGACGGCAACAAGCTGCAGGCCATGGCAACGGCCGCTGCCGGGCTGGGCATCAGGGACGCAGATACACGCATGGCGGCGATGGTTTTTCAAGCCACAGGGAGGCAGCAGTGA